A window of Candidatus Eisenbacteria bacterium genomic DNA:
GTGGAGGTTGTACGGCGCTGTCGTCGAAGGCCCAGGCGGGCCTTGGTTCCTCAAGGCGGTCGGGCCGGATGATCTGATCGCATCCTCGCGCCCCGTCCTTCGCGCCCTTCTTGAAGGGCTTCGAGGGGGGGAGTGAGTTTCGCGATTCTCAGGGGATTTCGAAGTGGCTTCGCAGAGAGGCTAGCGCGTCACCGAGAGCGGCCTGATCGAAGATGCACGTGACCGAGGAGACCGATGTCGAGATCGCCAGGATGTTGATACCCGCCTCCGCCAGGGCATTGAAGACCCGCGAGGCGACGTTGGGGATCTCCCGGAAGTGCGGGCCGAAGACGGCGACCGAGGAGATGGCCTCGCGCGTCACGACCTTTTGCGCTTGCAGCTCGTCGCCGAGTCGCTCGACTTCGCGCAGCGCTTCCTCGAAGCGCAGCATGCTGACGCAGGCTGTGATCGAGGCGCCTCCGCCAAGGTCGGGAGAACAGGAGATGAAGTCGACGTTGATCTCGAGAGCGCCGATCGCCTCGAGGATCTTGCCTGCGACGCCTGGATTGTCCGGCGCCCCCTGGAAGGAAACCATCCCGAGGTCCTGGGTGACGAGCACCCCTCCGATCTTCATCTTCTGCAACTGCAAGAGCGTTCCTCCCGCCGCGGCCTCACTCTGACCTGC
This region includes:
- a CDS encoding ACT domain-containing protein translates to MQLQKMKIGGVLVTQDLGMVSFQGAPDNPGVAGKILEAIGALEINVDFISCSPDLGGGASITACVSMLRFEEALREVERLGDELQAQKVVTREAISSVAVFGPHFREIPNVASRVFNALAEAGINILAISTSVSSVTCIFDQAALGDALASLRSHFEIP